A DNA window from Camelina sativa cultivar DH55 chromosome 17, Cs, whole genome shotgun sequence contains the following coding sequences:
- the LOC104757256 gene encoding defensin-like protein 260, whose product METVSFKLFLLVSLLVTVVQNGVSIQNNEGFLNQNSCTPNQPRCSGCEGACGRGERGPPPPCCKKDDDCKMHCPEGGYCSNNCECVCKTVKVINFNNVRCQADTDCNMKCSKQGYCKLAF is encoded by the exons ATGGAAACTGTTTCGTTTAAGCTTTTCTTATTGGTTTCTCTACTTGTCACGGTTGTCc aaAATGGAGTTAGCATTCAAAATAATGAAGGTTTTCTCAACCAAAACTCTTGTACGCCGAATCAACCAAGATGCAGCGGCTGTGAAGGTGCTTGTGGTCGTGGTGAACGCGGTCCACCACCTCCTTGTTGTAAGAAGGATGATGATTGTAAAATGCATTGTCCAGAAGGAGGTTATTGCAGCAACAATTGCGAATGCGTTTGTAAAACGGTTAAAgtgataaattttaataatgttcGTTGCCAAGCAGATACTGATTGCAACATGAAATGTTCAAAGCAAGGGTATTGCAAATTGGCATTTTAA